A genomic stretch from Brucella sp. BE17 includes:
- the ugpC gene encoding sn-glycerol-3-phosphate ABC transporter ATP-binding protein UgpC translates to MATLSLHNATKTFGNVGVIKGVDLEIEDREFVVFVGPSGSGKSTLLRMIAGLEEITTGELKIDGELVNDTPPDERGLAMVFQTYALYPHMNVRENMAFALKLAGLAKAERDRKVEEVAKTLQLDALLDRKPRQLSGGQRQRVAIGRAMVREPKIFLFDEPLSNLDAALRVQMRIELARLHERLNATMIYVTHDQVEAMTLADKIVVLRDGRVEQVGSPLELYHHPVNRFVAGFIGSPTMNFLDVKARAVDADGVTVELGGGRTVKVPVKGDGISEGAALVLGIRPERLHPATDGVLDGEVSVVERLGGQTYLYVQSDAADGFLVSEAGGDSTVQLHDPVKLGFVAADALLFKPDGLALERRERHPLTLADKSAHR, encoded by the coding sequence ATGGCTACACTTTCATTACACAACGCCACAAAAACTTTCGGCAATGTCGGCGTCATCAAGGGCGTCGATCTTGAGATCGAAGATCGTGAATTCGTGGTCTTCGTCGGGCCATCAGGCTCGGGCAAGTCCACGCTCTTGCGTATGATCGCGGGGCTGGAAGAGATCACTACTGGTGAATTGAAAATCGACGGTGAACTTGTCAATGACACGCCACCCGATGAGCGCGGCCTTGCCATGGTGTTTCAGACCTATGCGCTTTATCCGCATATGAATGTGCGCGAGAACATGGCTTTTGCGCTCAAGCTTGCAGGGCTTGCCAAGGCCGAACGCGACCGCAAGGTGGAAGAGGTTGCTAAGACGTTGCAGCTCGATGCACTTCTTGATCGCAAGCCACGCCAACTTTCGGGCGGGCAGCGCCAGCGCGTCGCCATTGGCCGCGCAATGGTGCGCGAGCCCAAAATTTTCCTGTTCGATGAGCCACTTTCCAATCTCGATGCCGCCTTGCGCGTGCAGATGCGCATTGAGCTTGCGCGTTTGCATGAGCGGCTTAATGCAACCATGATCTATGTGACACATGATCAGGTCGAAGCCATGACGCTGGCCGACAAGATCGTCGTGCTGCGTGATGGAAGGGTAGAGCAAGTGGGGTCACCGCTCGAACTCTATCACCACCCGGTCAATCGTTTTGTGGCTGGCTTCATCGGCTCACCGACCATGAATTTTCTCGACGTGAAGGCGCGAGCCGTGGATGCTGACGGCGTTACCGTAGAACTGGGCGGTGGCCGCACCGTCAAGGTGCCGGTCAAGGGCGATGGGATCAGCGAAGGCGCGGCGTTGGTTCTGGGCATCCGCCCTGAACGCCTGCACCCCGCCACTGATGGCGTTCTTGATGGTGAGGTCAGTGTTGTGGAGCGGCTTGGCGGTCAGACCTATCTCTATGTTCAGAGTGACGCTGCAGATGGCTTTCTGGTCTCTGAAGCGGGCGGAGACAGCACCGTGCAGCTGCATGATCCGGTGAAACTCGGTTTTGTGGCGGCAGATGCACTTCTTTTCAAGCCAGATGGACTCGCACTTGAACGGCGCGAACGCCATCCGCTGACCCTCGCCGATAAATCTGCGCATCGCTGA
- a CDS encoding L-iditol 2-dehydrogenase, which translates to MRLKDKVALITGAARGIGLGFAAAYAREGAKVIIADIDIDRAQQAARELGDKVSAVKLDVTDLGQIEKVVAEIDAEYGGIDILVNNAAIFDMAPINEITEASYERVFNINLRGPLFMMKAVSNVMIARKRGGKIINMASQAGRRGEALVTFYCASKAAIISATQSAALALVKHGIQVNAIAPGVVDGEHWDVVDANFAKWEGLKPGEKKAAVAKSVPIGRFATPEDIIGIAIFLASSESDYILAQTFGVDGGNWMA; encoded by the coding sequence ATGAGACTTAAAGACAAGGTTGCCCTCATCACGGGTGCGGCACGTGGCATCGGGCTTGGCTTCGCGGCAGCCTACGCGCGTGAAGGTGCGAAAGTGATCATTGCCGATATCGATATCGACCGTGCGCAACAGGCAGCCCGTGAGCTTGGCGATAAGGTGAGCGCGGTCAAGCTCGACGTTACCGATCTTGGCCAGATTGAGAAAGTCGTGGCGGAGATCGATGCCGAATATGGCGGCATCGATATTCTGGTCAACAATGCCGCGATCTTCGATATGGCGCCAATCAACGAGATTACCGAGGCAAGCTACGAGCGCGTCTTCAATATTAATCTTCGAGGACCGCTTTTCATGATGAAAGCGGTGTCCAATGTGATGATTGCGCGCAAGCGTGGCGGTAAGATCATCAATATGGCGAGCCAGGCAGGCCGTCGCGGTGAAGCACTGGTGACATTTTACTGCGCGTCGAAGGCTGCGATTATTTCAGCGACGCAATCCGCCGCGCTTGCGCTCGTCAAACACGGTATTCAGGTCAATGCCATAGCACCCGGCGTGGTGGATGGTGAGCACTGGGACGTGGTGGACGCTAATTTCGCAAAATGGGAAGGGCTTAAGCCCGGTGAGAAAAAGGCGGCGGTGGCCAAGTCGGTTCCGATTGGCAGGTTTGCAACGCCCGAAGATATTATCGGTATAGCGATTTTTCTTGCCTCGTCCGAAAGCGATTACATTCTGGCCCAAACCTTTGGTGTGGATGGCGGCAACTGGATGGCATAA
- a CDS encoding zinc-dependent alcohol dehydrogenase family protein yields MKAIYFTGLGKAELVDLPEPQLKPGHAVIEVKAAGLCHTDIEVLHGRYGSSAFPLVPGHEYSGIVVSVAEDVTHLKPGDRVAVDPNIPCGHCRACRKGLTNLCSDLKAYGVTHNGGFAQESLVDAAHLHPIGDLPLDVAALAEPLACVLNGLDASGLKAERQEADTALVFGAGPIGLLLALSLKAQGVNEVAVADINEHRLGFTESLGLEAIHSGSDALEKRKRSFDFVADATGIANVAQSMIDYTADGGTALFFGVCAPDARIALAPFEIFRRQIRLAGSHSLNRNIPQALDVLAKDDGAMARLISHRLPIDEMLPFFTKHGGDPATMKIQFVSAD; encoded by the coding sequence ATGAAAGCCATATATTTTACCGGTCTTGGCAAGGCAGAACTTGTGGACCTGCCGGAGCCTCAACTCAAACCCGGTCACGCTGTGATCGAGGTCAAGGCGGCAGGGCTTTGCCATACTGATATCGAAGTGTTGCATGGCCGCTATGGTTCAAGTGCGTTTCCGCTGGTGCCGGGACATGAATATTCTGGCATCGTCGTGTCGGTGGCCGAGGATGTGACGCATCTGAAGCCGGGCGACCGGGTTGCGGTCGATCCCAATATCCCTTGCGGTCATTGTCGCGCCTGTCGCAAGGGGCTGACCAACCTTTGCAGCGACCTGAAAGCCTATGGCGTCACGCATAATGGCGGTTTTGCGCAAGAGAGTCTTGTGGATGCGGCGCATCTCCACCCGATTGGCGATCTGCCCCTTGATGTGGCGGCATTGGCCGAGCCGCTTGCCTGTGTGCTCAACGGATTGGACGCATCGGGCCTTAAGGCAGAAAGACAGGAGGCTGACACGGCGCTTGTCTTCGGGGCAGGGCCGATTGGTCTTTTGCTGGCGCTTTCACTCAAAGCGCAAGGTGTTAATGAGGTCGCGGTTGCCGATATTAATGAGCATCGGCTTGGGTTTACTGAGAGCCTTGGCCTTGAAGCCATTCATTCGGGTTCTGACGCGCTTGAAAAGCGCAAACGCAGTTTTGATTTCGTGGCGGATGCGACCGGGATTGCCAATGTTGCGCAATCCATGATCGATTATACCGCCGATGGCGGCACTGCGTTGTTTTTTGGTGTTTGTGCGCCCGATGCCCGCATAGCACTTGCACCTTTCGAGATATTCCGTCGCCAGATCCGGCTTGCGGGGTCGCACTCGCTCAACCGCAACATTCCGCAGGCTCTGGATGTTCTGGCTAAAGACGATGGTGCAATGGCGCGCCTCATTTCGCATCGCCTGCCGATAGACGAGATGCTTCCGTTTTTCACCAAACATGGTGGCGACCCTGCCACGATGAAAATACAATTCGTATCCGCTGACTGA
- a CDS encoding mannitol dehydrogenase family protein, with translation MTRLSRTTLQGFDKVQKPVYDPASLTPGIVHFGVGNFHRAHQAVYLDDLFGQGTDHDWALVGAGVRASDDAMRDKLKEQDWLTTVVDQEADHAGARITASMVDYVTINTDEGRKALVDYLTAPQTRIVSLTITEGGYYIDPASQQFDPAHPDIVFDGAHPDRPNTVFGLIVQALKLRRDKGIEPFTVMSCDNIPGNGHVTEDAVTGLAKLSDLDFAQWIAENVAFPNSMVDRITPATGPREREIAQRDFGVDDGWPVFCEGFKQWVVEDRFPTGRPALEKVGVTFTDQVDAYELMKIRILNGGHAAIAYPAGLLDIHFVHEAMEHPLIRSYLKKLTGEEIIPEVPPVPDTNLEDYRVLIDRRFANPSIGDTIRRLCLDGSNRQPKFVLPTAADRLAKGRPVSGLALVSAFWCRYCFGTTDSGNVIEPNDPSWDRLVKQAALAKDNPSAWLAMEDIFGALASDPVYVAAFSAALKTIWDEGAAKTLEKYLSGELTC, from the coding sequence ATGACCAGGCTTTCGCGCACGACACTGCAAGGCTTCGACAAGGTTCAAAAACCCGTTTACGATCCGGCAAGCCTCACGCCGGGGATTGTGCATTTCGGAGTTGGTAATTTTCACCGTGCGCATCAGGCCGTCTATCTCGACGACCTTTTCGGGCAGGGCACAGACCACGACTGGGCATTGGTGGGAGCAGGCGTGCGTGCAAGCGACGATGCCATGCGCGACAAGCTTAAGGAGCAGGACTGGCTCACCACCGTGGTCGATCAGGAAGCAGATCATGCCGGTGCGCGCATTACAGCCTCCATGGTCGATTATGTGACCATTAACACCGATGAAGGTCGCAAGGCACTGGTTGACTATTTGACCGCACCGCAAACCCGCATTGTTTCGCTGACGATTACCGAAGGCGGGTATTATATCGATCCGGCGAGCCAGCAATTCGACCCAGCTCACCCCGATATCGTTTTCGATGGCGCTCACCCTGACCGCCCGAATACGGTTTTTGGCCTGATCGTTCAGGCGCTGAAACTGCGCCGCGACAAGGGCATTGAGCCTTTCACTGTGATGTCCTGTGATAACATTCCGGGCAACGGTCATGTGACGGAAGACGCAGTTACGGGTCTTGCAAAATTGAGCGATCTAGATTTTGCGCAATGGATTGCTGAAAATGTTGCTTTTCCCAATTCCATGGTTGATCGCATTACGCCTGCTACCGGACCCCGCGAGCGCGAGATTGCACAACGCGATTTCGGCGTTGATGACGGTTGGCCGGTTTTCTGCGAAGGGTTCAAACAATGGGTCGTGGAAGATAGATTTCCGACGGGCCGCCCCGCGCTGGAAAAGGTTGGTGTCACCTTCACCGATCAGGTGGATGCGTATGAGCTGATGAAAATACGCATCCTCAACGGTGGGCATGCGGCTATCGCCTATCCAGCGGGATTGCTCGACATTCATTTCGTGCATGAGGCGATGGAACATCCGCTGATCCGCAGCTATCTCAAGAAGCTTACCGGGGAGGAGATTATCCCGGAAGTGCCACCGGTGCCGGATACCAACCTTGAGGATTACCGCGTGCTGATCGATAGGCGCTTTGCCAATCCGAGCATTGGCGACACGATCCGCCGCCTTTGTCTCGATGGCTCCAATCGCCAGCCGAAATTCGTGCTGCCGACCGCTGCCGACCGTCTGGCCAAGGGGCGCCCGGTGAGCGGGCTCGCACTGGTGTCTGCCTTCTGGTGCCGCTATTGTTTCGGCACGACGGACAGCGGTAATGTGATCGAACCGAACGACCCATCATGGGATCGTCTGGTCAAGCAGGCGGCGCTGGCTAAGGATAATCCTTCCGCCTGGCTTGCTATGGAGGATATATTTGGTGCCCTCGCTTCTGATCCAGTTTATGTCGCGGCTTTCTCGGCAGCGCTCAAGACCATTTGGGATGAGGGTGCCGCCAAAACGCTCGAGAAGTATCTGTCGGGCGAGTTGACGTGCTGA
- a CDS encoding ATP-binding cassette domain-containing protein yields MTSTLFELENVTFSAGGRMLLQPLTMAIPAGSVTALIGHNGSGKSTLLKILARQQPASGGTIRFYNKNLDQWGDREFARKLAYLPQYTAQASGMLVKELVALGRYPWHGALGRFGDTDRKKVEEAIELTGIGTFADRLVDTLSGGERQRVWIAMLVAQDAQCLLLDEPTSALDIAHQLEVLSLVQKLSQEKQLSVFIVLHDVNMAARFCDSIFALHGGRLIAQSTPAGIMEPEQLREIYGVPMDVIRHAATGHLIAAPL; encoded by the coding sequence ATGACCTCCACTTTGTTCGAATTGGAAAATGTCACCTTTTCTGCAGGTGGCCGCATGTTATTGCAGCCCCTGACCATGGCGATCCCGGCTGGAAGTGTCACGGCCCTGATCGGGCATAATGGTTCGGGAAAGTCGACACTCCTGAAAATTCTTGCCCGCCAGCAACCCGCATCAGGTGGTACAATCCGCTTCTATAACAAGAACCTCGATCAATGGGGTGACCGCGAATTTGCGCGAAAACTCGCCTATCTGCCGCAATATACCGCGCAAGCATCCGGCATGCTTGTCAAGGAGCTGGTGGCGCTGGGTCGCTACCCATGGCATGGCGCGCTCGGCCGGTTTGGCGACACCGACCGAAAGAAAGTCGAAGAGGCTATTGAGCTGACCGGCATAGGTACATTTGCCGACCGCCTTGTTGACACGCTTTCAGGCGGCGAGCGCCAGCGCGTCTGGATCGCCATGCTGGTGGCGCAGGACGCGCAATGCCTGCTTTTGGACGAACCGACCTCCGCGCTTGACATCGCGCATCAGCTCGAGGTTCTGTCACTGGTGCAAAAACTGTCGCAGGAAAAACAGTTGAGTGTCTTCATCGTCCTGCATGACGTGAATATGGCCGCGCGTTTTTGCGATTCCATATTCGCGCTGCACGGCGGCCGCCTGATCGCGCAATCGACACCTGCCGGCATCATGGAACCGGAACAATTGCGCGAGATTTACGGCGTGCCGATGGATGTCATACGCCACGCCGCGACGGGGCACCTGATCGCTGCCCCACTTTGA
- a CDS encoding ThuA domain-containing protein, which yields MTIRTIVWGENIHEQINESVRSLYPEGMHATIAAALKHDAEIAVSTATLQEPEHGLSHERLAETDVLVWWGHQDHGGVSDAVVERVANRVWEGMGLIVLHSGHFSKIFKRLMGTPCALKWREAGERERVWIVNRGHPIAAGLGEYFVLENEEMYGEQFSVPEPLETVFISWFAGGEVFRSGMTWRRGAGNIFYFRPGHETYPTYHDANVQTVLRNAVKWAYNPQAPWVGVHDAPNVPVEKALERIVERGPKLHEPGQAGYR from the coding sequence TTGACTATTCGCACCATTGTCTGGGGTGAAAATATCCATGAGCAGATCAACGAAAGCGTCCGTTCACTTTATCCAGAAGGAATGCATGCAACGATTGCAGCAGCACTGAAACATGATGCGGAAATTGCGGTTTCCACGGCGACCTTGCAGGAGCCGGAGCACGGACTGAGCCACGAGCGTCTTGCTGAAACAGATGTTCTGGTCTGGTGGGGACACCAGGATCATGGCGGTGTTAGCGATGCTGTTGTCGAACGTGTGGCCAATCGTGTGTGGGAAGGCATGGGGCTGATAGTTCTGCATTCCGGGCATTTCTCAAAAATCTTCAAGCGGCTTATGGGAACGCCGTGCGCGCTCAAATGGCGTGAAGCGGGCGAGCGCGAGCGCGTCTGGATTGTCAATCGTGGCCATCCGATTGCCGCTGGGCTTGGTGAGTATTTCGTGCTTGAAAACGAGGAAATGTATGGCGAGCAGTTTTCTGTGCCCGAACCGTTGGAAACGGTTTTCATTTCATGGTTTGCGGGTGGGGAAGTTTTCCGCTCTGGCATGACCTGGCGACGCGGTGCCGGCAATATCTTTTATTTTCGCCCCGGTCACGAGACTTACCCAACCTATCATGATGCCAATGTGCAGACCGTGCTGCGCAATGCGGTCAAATGGGCGTATAATCCGCAAGCTCCGTGGGTCGGCGTTCACGATGCACCCAATGTTCCCGTCGAAAAGGCGCTTGAGCGGATTGTTGAGCGCGGCCCCAAATTGCATGAACCCGGTCAAGCCGGCTATCGGTGA
- a CDS encoding Gfo/Idh/MocA family oxidoreductase, which produces MRLLILGTGDMANTHAEAFKAIEGVEVVAACDVSAVRVDAFSENHDIHNRFTRLQDALEWGRFDAVANVTPDAVHHPTTLSLIGAGKHVFCEKPLAESYDKAAEMAEAAEQACIVNIVNLTYRNVAPLQKARAMVLAGEIGQVRHFEASYLQSWLVAKTWGDWKTESKWLWRLSTRHGSNGVLGDVGIHILDFASYAIGSDVERASARLKTFEKAGNNHIGEYVLDANDSFVMMAEYANGALGVIHASRWATGHLNELRLRIHGDKGALEVLHTPTGSSLRGSLGDDIETPLWREIDAGQAESNYERFARAVANGTELEPSFRHAANLQRVLDHAMIVDEPLPPVANPS; this is translated from the coding sequence ATGCGTTTGCTTATTCTGGGAACGGGAGACATGGCGAATACCCATGCTGAAGCCTTCAAGGCAATTGAGGGCGTCGAGGTGGTCGCAGCCTGTGATGTGTCGGCGGTGCGCGTCGATGCATTTTCTGAAAACCACGATATTCACAACCGTTTCACGCGGCTTCAGGATGCCCTTGAATGGGGCCGCTTTGATGCAGTCGCCAATGTGACGCCCGACGCTGTCCACCACCCCACCACACTTTCGTTGATCGGCGCAGGAAAGCATGTCTTTTGTGAAAAGCCGCTGGCGGAGAGCTACGACAAGGCAGCGGAAATGGCGGAGGCCGCCGAACAGGCGTGCATCGTCAATATCGTCAATCTGACCTACCGTAATGTTGCACCGTTACAGAAGGCGCGCGCCATGGTGCTTGCAGGTGAAATCGGGCAGGTACGCCATTTCGAGGCGTCTTACCTGCAAAGCTGGCTGGTCGCGAAAACCTGGGGCGACTGGAAGACCGAGAGCAAATGGCTGTGGCGTCTTTCGACCCGCCATGGCTCAAACGGTGTTCTGGGTGATGTCGGCATTCATATTCTTGATTTCGCCAGTTATGCCATCGGCAGCGATGTCGAGCGCGCGTCGGCACGGCTTAAGACATTCGAGAAGGCCGGGAATAACCACATCGGCGAATATGTTCTCGATGCCAATGATAGTTTTGTGATGATGGCCGAATATGCCAATGGCGCGCTCGGTGTCATCCACGCCAGTCGATGGGCGACGGGGCATCTCAACGAACTGCGTCTGCGCATTCATGGCGACAAGGGCGCATTAGAGGTGCTGCACACGCCGACCGGATCAAGCCTGCGCGGTTCGTTGGGCGATGACATCGAAACGCCGCTCTGGCGTGAAATCGATGCGGGTCAGGCCGAAAGCAATTATGAGCGCTTTGCACGCGCAGTTGCCAACGGCACAGAACTGGAGCCGAGCTTTCGTCATGCCGCCAATCTGCAAAGAGTTCTCGATCACGCAATGATTGTCGATGAACCGTTGCCGCCCGTCGCAAATCCTAGCTAA
- a CDS encoding nickel/cobalt transporter has protein sequence MKRSVMLVLTACLALIAVQAHAQSSLGIGSNEAALTPTGPFAHIILWMNEQQRSFYLAMTNALKAMREDPWQAWVLIGLSFIYGIFHAAGPGHGKAVISSYMIANETALRRGIFLSFISSLLQAIMAVVVVGLAWFVLRGTGISMNQTARYMEIASFALVLLFGLWLLVRKLPLLFKKSDTNHAASLFGSALEPVMASSPAREPAWQGSISQSTRAAAAASTVKLNYRPATANADHVFIGEGELCTACGNAHIADPATLGDEFNWKTAWSAIFSVGLRPCSGALIVLTFALLNGLTVGGLLSVFAMAFGTFLTVAFLATLAVTAKNAALRFAGSTAISGRLKAAIEVCAALFIALTGALLLSASLFS, from the coding sequence ATGAAAAGATCGGTCATGCTCGTTCTCACAGCCTGTCTGGCGTTGATCGCCGTTCAGGCCCATGCGCAATCCTCGCTCGGCATCGGTTCCAATGAGGCGGCACTAACGCCGACAGGTCCGTTTGCACATATCATTTTGTGGATGAACGAGCAGCAGCGCAGTTTCTATCTTGCCATGACCAATGCGCTCAAAGCCATGCGCGAAGACCCTTGGCAGGCATGGGTTCTCATCGGACTTTCTTTCATTTACGGCATTTTTCATGCTGCTGGCCCCGGCCACGGCAAGGCGGTCATTTCTTCCTATATGATTGCCAATGAAACCGCCTTACGGCGCGGCATCTTCCTGTCCTTCATCTCATCGCTGTTGCAGGCCATCATGGCGGTGGTCGTGGTCGGGCTTGCGTGGTTCGTTCTGCGCGGCACCGGCATTTCAATGAACCAGACAGCGCGCTACATGGAAATTGCCAGTTTTGCACTGGTGCTGCTCTTCGGCCTCTGGCTTCTGGTGCGCAAGTTGCCGCTGCTGTTTAAAAAGAGCGACACCAATCACGCCGCATCCCTTTTTGGTTCAGCGCTTGAGCCGGTTATGGCAAGCAGCCCGGCCAGAGAACCAGCATGGCAGGGCAGTATCTCGCAAAGCACGCGCGCGGCAGCAGCAGCCAGCACGGTCAAGCTCAATTACCGTCCGGCTACGGCTAACGCCGATCATGTCTTCATCGGCGAAGGAGAGCTTTGCACCGCCTGCGGCAATGCCCATATCGCCGATCCTGCCACCTTGGGCGATGAATTCAACTGGAAGACCGCATGGTCGGCGATTTTCTCGGTGGGGCTCCGCCCCTGTTCCGGCGCACTGATTGTTCTGACCTTTGCACTTTTGAACGGCCTCACGGTCGGCGGCCTGCTTTCGGTCTTCGCCATGGCCTTCGGCACATTCCTGACTGTGGCTTTTCTTGCAACGCTTGCGGTAACAGCCAAGAATGCAGCCCTTCGCTTTGCTGGAAGCACTGCCATATCGGGCCGATTAAAAGCAGCAATAGAAGTTTGCGCAGCCCTTTTCATCGCGCTGACCGGCGCACTCCTGCTCAGCGCATCGCTGTTTAGCTAG
- a CDS encoding DUF1007 family protein: protein MFVSPLRLKGWFIPAAACASLMAGFVPVAANAHPHVFAEARLEVSVTPDGTVEKLAHVWRFDDVFSSTVLMEFDKNGDLKLDDKELIDLGHVINESIAEFKYFQTVEQDGKDVEMERPNDLAALFTDNRLLILFTSKPAKPLKLAPGHTMRFGIYDPTFYTAIDYVNDSDLVVNGLPKGCKSAIVRPDPDEAIAQNQSSLTEAFFNDPSGNDLSKIFATRLEITCGAQG from the coding sequence ATGTTCGTTTCGCCCTTGCGTCTGAAAGGCTGGTTTATCCCGGCCGCAGCATGTGCATCGCTGATGGCGGGCTTTGTGCCGGTCGCAGCAAACGCACATCCGCATGTCTTCGCCGAAGCGCGCCTTGAAGTCAGCGTTACCCCTGACGGAACGGTTGAAAAACTTGCCCATGTGTGGCGCTTCGATGATGTGTTTTCGTCCACTGTTTTGATGGAGTTCGACAAGAACGGCGACTTGAAGCTCGATGACAAGGAGTTGATCGACCTTGGCCATGTGATTAATGAATCCATTGCCGAATTCAAATATTTCCAGACAGTCGAGCAAGATGGAAAAGACGTGGAGATGGAAAGGCCTAATGACCTTGCAGCTCTTTTTACCGATAACCGCCTGCTGATCCTCTTTACAAGCAAACCTGCCAAGCCACTCAAGCTTGCACCCGGTCACACCATGCGCTTCGGTATTTATGATCCAACGTTTTATACGGCAATCGACTACGTCAATGACAGTGATCTGGTGGTCAATGGGCTGCCGAAGGGGTGCAAATCGGCTATCGTGCGCCCTGACCCTGATGAGGCCATAGCACAAAATCAATCATCGCTGACGGAAGCCTTCTTCAACGATCCATCCGGAAATGACCTGTCGAAGATTTTCGCCACACGGCTGGAAATCACCTGTGGCGCTCAGGGATAG
- a CDS encoding LysR family transcriptional regulator, translating to MDTLTRMRAFIDVVEAEGFSAAARKIGRSKALLSKYVRELEDDLGARLLNRTTRQFSLTEAGHTYYHRAVEIIREIDALQDAVSETSSDARGRIKLSAPRTFADAVIGQSLIDFCLAHPDIVLDIRLDDRFVDLVEEGFDVAIRITRLQDSSLIARRLSDFHSVLCAAPELIARVGKPERPEDLSDRPCIVDTNARSRNNWHFRNSDGSMMSVAVRGPIEVNSPVATKNAALAGLGFCSLPAFIAEEEIERGRLIACLDEFMIRDGGIYAVYPHRRYLPAKIRALVDFLAQWFKERQ from the coding sequence ATGGATACATTGACACGCATGCGCGCCTTCATAGACGTGGTCGAGGCGGAAGGGTTTTCAGCCGCAGCCCGCAAGATCGGACGTTCCAAGGCGCTTTTGTCCAAATATGTACGCGAACTGGAAGATGATCTCGGCGCACGGCTTTTGAACCGCACCACGCGCCAGTTCTCTCTGACCGAAGCGGGGCATACCTATTACCACCGGGCGGTGGAGATCATCCGCGAGATCGACGCTCTTCAGGATGCGGTCAGCGAAACAAGTTCGGACGCGCGCGGGCGCATAAAACTTTCCGCACCGCGCACCTTTGCCGATGCGGTGATCGGCCAATCGCTGATCGATTTTTGTCTTGCGCATCCCGACATCGTGCTTGATATCCGGCTCGACGACCGATTTGTCGATCTGGTCGAGGAAGGGTTCGATGTCGCTATCCGCATCACGCGCTTGCAGGATTCCTCGCTCATCGCCAGAAGGCTCTCGGATTTTCACAGCGTGCTGTGCGCTGCGCCGGAGCTGATTGCGCGCGTAGGAAAACCGGAGCGGCCAGAAGACCTCTCCGACAGACCCTGCATTGTCGACACCAATGCGCGCTCGCGCAACAACTGGCACTTTCGCAATAGCGACGGCTCGATGATGAGCGTTGCTGTCCGCGGCCCGATTGAGGTCAACAGTCCCGTCGCCACAAAGAACGCCGCTCTGGCAGGGCTCGGCTTCTGTTCGCTGCCCGCCTTCATCGCGGAGGAAGAAATCGAGCGGGGTCGGCTGATTGCCTGTCTCGACGAATTCATGATCCGCGACGGCGGCATCTATGCCGTCTATCCGCACCGTCGTTATCTTCCTGCAAAGATCCGCGCGCTGGTGGATTTTCTGGCGCAGTGGTTCAAGGAAAGGCAATGA